The Glycine max cultivar Williams 82 chromosome 12, Glycine_max_v4.0, whole genome shotgun sequence genome window below encodes:
- the LOC100783689 gene encoding bHLH transcription factor, whose translation MVSRENTNWLFDYGLIDDIPVPDATFGVNSSAFTWPPNALDAPSNVGVDIDGSLGDSDGLKESGSKKRVRSESCAASSSKACREKLRRDRLNDKFVELGSILEPGRPAKTDKTAILIDAVRMVTQLRGEAQKLKDTNQGLQEKIKDLKAEKNELRDQKQRLKAEKEKLEQQLKSLNGQPSFMPPPAAIPAAFAVQGQAHGNKLVPFISYPGVAMWQFMPPAAVDTSQDHVLRPPVA comes from the exons ATGGTTTCCCGGGAAAATACCAATTGGCTCTTCGATTACGGCTTGATCGACGATATTCCCGTTCCGGATGCCACCTTTGGCGTCAATTCCTCCGCCTTCACATGGCCCCCTAACGCCCTCGACGCTCCTTCCAATGTCGG TGTTGACATTGATGGCTCATTGGGGGATTCTGACGGTCTCAAAGAGTCTGGCTCAAAGAAAAG AGTTAGGTCTGAATCATGTGCTGCTTCTAGCTCCAAGGCATGTCGAGAGAAGTTGCGAAGAGATAGGCTTAATGACAA GTTTGTTGAATTGGGCTCCATTTTGGAGCCTGGAAGGCCTGCCAAAACGGACAAGACTGCTATCCTGATTGATGCTGTCCGAATGGTGACCCAATTAAGGGGTGAAGCCCAGAAGTTGAAAGACACTAATCAGGGTCTTCAAGAAAAGATTAAAGATTTGAAG GCTGAGAAGAATGAACTTCGCGATCAGAAACAGAGGCTCAAGGCAGAGAAGGAGAAGCTGGAGCAGCAGCTGAAATCATTGAATGGACAGCCTAGTTTCATGCCTCCCCCTGCTGCAATCCCTGCTGCATTTGCGGTGCAAGGCCAAGCCCACGGCAACAAGTTGGTACCTTTTATTAGCTATCCAGGAGTTGCAATGTGGCAATTCATGCCACCTGCTGCAGTGGATACCTCACAGGATCATGTTCTCCGACCACCAGTTGCCTAA
- the LOC100500083 gene encoding Thioredoxin-like protein CXXS1-like has translation MKGQQQLKKSKVVKIDSRKSWEHHITNATNKGYPVMVHFSAYWCMPSITMNPFFEELASTYQSVLFLNVDVDEVKEVASKLEIKAIPTFLLMNRGALVDKTVGANPDELRKRINCSIHQTHSPKSV, from the exons atgaaaggcCAACAACAGCTCAAAAAATCTAAAGTGGTGAAAATTGACTCAAGAAAATCATGGGAACACCACATAACTAATGCAACCAATAAAGGCTATCCT GTTATGGTTCATTTCTCTGCTTATTGGTGCATGCCTTCTATAACTATGAATCCTTTTTTTGAAGAACTGGCCTCCACCTATCAAAGTGTTCTCTTTCtgaatgttgatgttgatgaggtCAAG GAAGTAGCTTCCAAGTTGGAAATCAAAGCCATTCCTACCTTTTTGTTGATGAATCGAGGAGCTCTAGTGGATAAAACTGTGGGTGCAAACCCTGATGAGTTAAGGAAAAGGATCAATTGTTCTATTCACCAGACACATTCACCCAAGTCTGTGTGA